In one window of Desulfurispora thermophila DSM 16022 DNA:
- the yabG gene encoding sporulation peptidase YabG, translated as MFYAGVLIEKGGGQVVIKEGDIVGRKSYGCDIYFKVMAIYAAEDGHTYARLKGLDLRLEATSRLDDLCKIDPVAVNQYWLKVMRTTHDKMRHVFQRRQAEKQGCLLRAVKNGEEVESFDLPGTVLHVDGDKDYLEMCLTAYKQLHLTCYGYHIAEEKQAGEIYNLLVIHRPDILVVTGHDGLIKNASNYSDINSYHNSRHFVAAVQEARRYEKSRDDLVIFAGACQSHYEAILAAGANFASSPKRVLIHAYDPVFVVEKVAFTSIYDPIALKDVIASTITGFDGIGGLETRGKYRLGLPKSLY; from the coding sequence ATGTTTTACGCGGGCGTACTGATCGAAAAAGGGGGCGGTCAAGTGGTGATCAAGGAAGGCGATATAGTGGGACGCAAATCCTACGGGTGCGATATATATTTTAAAGTCATGGCGATTTATGCGGCGGAAGATGGGCACACATACGCCCGACTCAAGGGGTTGGACCTGCGCCTGGAAGCAACCTCCCGGCTGGACGATTTGTGCAAAATAGATCCGGTGGCGGTAAACCAGTACTGGCTCAAGGTGATGCGCACCACACACGATAAAATGCGGCACGTTTTTCAGCGCCGCCAGGCCGAAAAACAGGGCTGCCTTTTAAGGGCGGTGAAGAACGGGGAAGAGGTGGAGAGTTTTGACCTGCCGGGCACTGTGCTGCATGTGGATGGAGACAAAGATTACCTGGAAATGTGCCTGACAGCCTATAAGCAGCTCCACCTCACTTGTTATGGATACCACATAGCCGAGGAAAAGCAGGCGGGGGAGATTTACAACCTGCTGGTGATCCACCGTCCCGATATTCTGGTGGTTACCGGTCATGACGGCCTGATTAAAAACGCCAGCAATTACAGCGATATCAACAGTTATCACAATTCCCGCCATTTTGTGGCTGCTGTGCAGGAAGCCCGGCGTTATGAAAAAAGCCGCGACGACCTGGTGATCTTCGCCGGAGCCTGCCAGTCGCACTATGAAGCGATACTGGCCGCCGGGGCCAATTTTGCCAGCTCTCCCAAGCGAGTGCTCATTCACGCTTACGATCCGGTGTTTGTGGTGGAAAAAGTGGCCTTTACTTCCATTTACGATCCCATCGCCTTAAAGGACGTGATCGCCAGCACCATTACCGGTTTTGATGGCATTGGCGGGCTGGAGACACGGGGCAAGTATCGTTTGGGGTTACCCAAATCGCTCTATTGA
- a CDS encoding CAP domain-containing protein → MSRKYRAIWVTLLAMLLLLGLSGAALAGDDAARVAAQVNQLRQQAGVPAVQLDSTLCQLAQLKAQDMVQNNYFGQTSPTYGSFSSMLKKFNISYTSAAQCLVRSTSLDRAQQALQNSSSNRKVLLDKKYGRLGVGVAKKGSYTYLVEVFVQSCQPGSGSGSQPGNSGGSQSGSAPGGSTTPTVPAPGTGSSTPVAGLTADEQKMVDLVNAERAAQGLAPLKVNLELTRVARLKAKDMIDNNYFSHTSPTYGSPFDMMKQFGITYRTAGENLAGAPDVNTAHTNLMNSPGHRANILNANFKEVGIGVLEGSIYGKIFVQMFIG, encoded by the coding sequence GTGAGCAGAAAGTATCGAGCAATCTGGGTGACCCTTTTGGCCATGCTGCTTTTGCTTGGCTTGAGCGGGGCGGCCCTGGCCGGTGATGATGCCGCCAGAGTGGCCGCGCAGGTGAATCAGCTGCGGCAACAGGCCGGTGTGCCGGCCGTGCAGTTGGACAGCACGTTATGCCAGCTGGCGCAATTGAAAGCGCAGGATATGGTGCAGAACAATTATTTCGGCCAGACATCTCCTACATACGGTAGCTTCAGCAGCATGCTGAAAAAGTTTAACATTTCTTATACCAGTGCCGCCCAGTGTCTGGTGCGTTCCACATCACTGGACAGGGCGCAGCAGGCGCTGCAAAATTCCAGCAGCAACCGCAAAGTTTTGCTGGATAAGAAATACGGCCGGCTGGGTGTGGGTGTGGCCAAAAAAGGGTCCTACACCTATCTGGTGGAAGTGTTTGTGCAGTCCTGCCAGCCTGGCAGCGGTAGCGGCAGCCAGCCCGGTAACAGCGGTGGCAGCCAGAGTGGTTCCGCCCCGGGTGGGAGCACCACGCCCACCGTGCCCGCCCCGGGCACCGGTAGCAGCACTCCCGTGGCCGGCCTGACGGCGGATGAGCAAAAGATGGTCGACCTGGTCAATGCCGAGCGGGCTGCCCAGGGTCTGGCTCCTCTGAAAGTCAACCTGGAGCTGACCAGGGTGGCTCGCCTGAAAGCCAAGGATATGATTGACAACAATTACTTCAGCCACACTTCCCCCACTTACGGCAGCCCCTTTGATATGATGAAGCAGTTCGGCATCACCTACCGTACCGCCGGGGAAAACCTGGCCGGGGCGCCCGATGTGAACACGGCGCACACCAATCTGATGAATTCGCCCGGCCACCGCGCCAACATTTTGAATGCCAACTTTAAAGAAGTGGGCATTGGCGTGCTGGAGGGCAGCATTTACGGCAAGATATTTGTGCAGATGTTTATTGGCTGA